A stretch of Xenopus laevis strain J_2021 chromosome 8S, Xenopus_laevis_v10.1, whole genome shotgun sequence DNA encodes these proteins:
- the cers2.S gene encoding ceramide synthase 2: MLQTFYDYFWWHRLWLPVNLTWADLEDKEGRVYAKASDLYVTIPLAFVFLIIRYVFEISAAGPLAHLLGVKDKVRLKAAPSPVLEKFYSCSTKLPRQIDLENLSKASRLTVRQVERWFRRRRNQDRPSLQKKFREASWRFTFYLIAFIAGIAVLIDKPWFYDVSEVWNGFPKQTMLPSQYWYYMIELGFYWSLLFRVAFDVKRKDFKEQIIHHVATIILISFSWCANYIRVGTLVMVLHDASDYFLESAKMFNYAGWKETGNAIFIVFALVFIITRIILLPFWILHCTWVYPVEIYPPFFGYYFFNVMLWVLQCLHLFWAYLILGMAHKFITGKLEQDDRSDHDETDLPDEDEEDESTKNGTISNGHSVQNNNHHHKAD; encoded by the exons ATGCTGCAGACCTTTTATGACTATTTCTGGTGGCACAGACTATGGCTGCCCGTAAACCTTACCTGGGCCGACCTTGAGGATAAGGAGGGGCGAGTTTATGCCAAAGCGTCGGACCTCTATGTCACAATACCCCTAGCCTTTGTGTTCCTCATCATAAGATATGTATTTGAAAT TTCTGCAGCTGGTCCACTTGCACATCTCCTTGGTGTAAAAGATAAAGTGCGGCTCAAGGCAGCACCCAGTCCTGTGCTTGAAAAATTCTACTCCTGCTCGACGAAGCTCCCCAGACAG ATTGATCTGGAGAACCTCTCGAAGGCAAGCAGACTTACTGTGCGCCAGGTGGAGAGATGGTTCAGGCGAAGGAGGAATCAGGACAGGCCGAGTTTGCAGAAGAAGTTCCGGGAAGCGAG TTGGAGATTCACCTTTTATCTTATTGCTTTCATTGCTGGCATTGCCGTCCTTATAGAC AAACCATGGTTTTATGATGTCAGCGAAGTCTGGAATGGGTTCCCAAAACAG ACAATGCTGCCGTCCCAGTACTGGTACTACATGATAGAACTGGGCTTCTACTGGTCCCTTCTGTTCAGAGTGGCATTTGATGTCAAGCGGAAG GACTTTAAAGAGCAGATCATCCATCACGTGGCCACCATCATCCTCATCAGCTTCTCATGGTGTGCCAACTACATCCGGGTGGGCACCCTGGTCATGGTGTTGCACGATGCCTCCGACTACTTCCTAGAG TCGGCCAAGATGTTTAACTACGCAGGATGGAAAGAGACGGGCAATGCTATCTTCATTGTCTTTGCACTGGTGTTTATAATCACCCGAATCATTCTACTCCCTTTCTG GATCCTGCACTGCACTTGGGTCTACCCCGTGGAGATCTATCCACCTTTCTTTGGCTATTACTTCTTCAATGTGATGCTCTGGGTACTCCAGTGTTTGCATCTCTTCTGGGCTTATCTCATTCTTGGAATGGCCCACAAATTTATCACCGGAAAG CTTGAGCAAGATGACCGAAGTGACCATGACGAGACAGACCTTCCAGATGAAGATGAGGAAGACGAATCCACCAAGAACGGAACTATTTCCAATGGCCATTCCGTGCAGAACAACAACCACCACCATAAAGCCGACTGA